In the genome of Hymenobacter cellulosivorans, one region contains:
- a CDS encoding gliding motility-associated C-terminal domain-containing protein: protein MKADAAGNCYLTGGYVGRINFGSHTLTSVGNGDVYVAKLGVNGQWQWAATAGGVSDDGSSAIALDRRGNAYISGSFQGAQGSRFGAVTLFPRNPTLALSDVYVAKLDAAGNWLWAVPAGGERVDFSMKLVLGPYATPYIIGEYESPTMDLGPIRLSGNPRPFPSTYVARMHPNELAIQGDSLVCNGAAVQLTASTLALGHSIRYRWNTGDTTATIRVTQPGLYSVTATFQGGYTLTEQFRVRGLTPTLQLTGNTGALCPSTPRQLSAVAPGAQAVRWSTGATTATISVTEPGIYSVTATFSPACSLTTQVVVAANRVGISGRQQLCPGQSTTLTAAATGSAVTGYRWNTGALTPALLVGQAGTYSVTATFADGCTQTATHTVGPPTAKVASVSGDTLLCPGNSLLLSAMNPDAISYQWNTGATTPTITATQPGLYTALLTYTGGCTSRDSLRVLPAPVAPAFTLGPDTTLCLERPLLLRAPTLSGPGVAFRWSDGSRGPTLLVQDAGTYSLQVNTLCDTRTASVRVGYTSCLFIPNVITPNDDQRNDTFVIKNLTRGDWALTLFNRWGRQVYHTSAYHHDWGADAAAGVYYYLLRQGSTVYKGHLEVVR, encoded by the coding sequence ATGAAGGCCGACGCTGCTGGCAACTGCTACCTTACGGGTGGCTACGTGGGGCGCATCAATTTCGGTAGCCATACGCTTACTAGCGTCGGCAATGGGGATGTGTACGTGGCCAAGCTCGGGGTCAATGGGCAATGGCAGTGGGCAGCTACCGCCGGCGGGGTTTCCGACGATGGTAGCAGTGCTATTGCTCTCGACCGGCGCGGTAATGCCTACATCTCCGGCTCCTTTCAAGGCGCTCAAGGTAGCCGCTTCGGTGCCGTGACTCTGTTTCCCCGCAACCCAACCCTGGCTCTCAGCGACGTGTACGTGGCCAAACTCGACGCCGCCGGCAACTGGCTGTGGGCCGTGCCGGCCGGCGGCGAGCGGGTCGACTTTAGTATGAAACTGGTGTTAGGCCCCTACGCCACGCCCTACATCATCGGCGAATACGAGAGTCCGACCATGGACTTGGGCCCCATCCGGCTGTCTGGCAACCCCAGACCCTTTCCCTCTACCTACGTGGCCCGCATGCATCCCAACGAGCTGGCCATCCAGGGCGACTCGCTGGTGTGCAACGGTGCCGCCGTGCAGCTGACGGCATCGACGCTGGCCCTGGGCCACTCGATTCGCTACCGCTGGAACACCGGCGACACCACGGCGACCATCCGCGTGACGCAGCCCGGCCTGTACTCCGTCACGGCGACATTCCAGGGTGGGTATACCCTTACCGAGCAATTTCGGGTGCGCGGCCTTACGCCCACCCTGCAGCTGACGGGCAATACGGGCGCGCTTTGCCCCAGTACGCCGCGCCAGCTCTCGGCCGTGGCTCCCGGCGCGCAGGCAGTGCGCTGGAGCACCGGGGCTACGACGGCCACCATCAGCGTCACGGAGCCGGGCATCTACTCGGTCACGGCGACTTTCAGCCCGGCCTGCTCGCTCACGACCCAGGTAGTGGTAGCCGCCAACCGCGTCGGTATCAGCGGCCGGCAGCAGCTGTGTCCGGGTCAGAGCACCACGCTCACGGCCGCCGCCACCGGCAGCGCCGTGACGGGCTACCGCTGGAATACCGGGGCCCTCACCCCGGCGCTGCTGGTAGGCCAGGCCGGCACGTATTCCGTCACGGCTACGTTTGCCGACGGCTGCACCCAAACGGCCACCCACACGGTGGGGCCGCCCACGGCCAAAGTAGCCTCGGTGAGCGGCGACACGCTGCTGTGCCCTGGCAACAGTCTATTGCTCAGCGCCATGAATCCCGACGCTATCAGCTATCAGTGGAATACCGGGGCCACTACGCCCACCATCACCGCTACCCAGCCCGGCCTCTACACGGCGCTGCTGACCTACACCGGCGGCTGCACCAGCCGCGACTCCCTGCGGGTGCTGCCCGCGCCCGTAGCCCCGGCCTTTACCCTGGGCCCCGATACCACCCTGTGCCTGGAGCGGCCGCTGCTGTTGCGTGCCCCGACGCTGAGTGGTCCCGGCGTTGCCTTCCGGTGGTCGGATGGCAGCCGCGGCCCTACTTTGCTGGTGCAGGATGCGGGCACGTATTCCCTGCAAGTCAACACGCTCTGCGACACGCGCACGGCCAGCGTCCGGGTGGGCTACACCAGCTGCCTGTTTATTCCCAACGTCATTACGCCCAACGACGACCAGCGCAACGACACCTTCGTCATCAAGAACCTGACCCGCGGGGACTGGGCACTGACGCTTTTTAACCGCTGGGGCCGCCAGGTGTACCACACCAGCGCCTACCACCACGACTGGGGTGCTGATGCCGCGGCCGGCGTTTACTACTACCTACTCCGGCAGGGCAGCACTGTGTACAAAGGGCATTTGGAAGTTGTCCGCTAG
- a CDS encoding SDR family oxidoreductase: protein MKEDTKLSRRKVISGLGASLAVAAVSPVLGADDFSPLAETAADPLRDPTTAYPKPPFKSQSQPWPGLASQMEPRPDHGEKSYKGSGRLKGRKALITGGDSGMGRAAAIAYAREGADVAINYLPAEEADAKEVIALIKAEGRKAVAIPGDLREEAFCKRMVEEAVRQLGGLDILVNNAARQQQRQSILELTTEDFDATMKTNIYAPFWTIKAALPHLKPGSAIIGTTSEQATDPSENLYDYAQTKAATSNYVRSLAKQLAPRGIRVNGVAPGPIWTPLQVSGGATQEKLVKFGGDTPMKRPGQPAELASIYVQLADPLASYATGQVYGSTGGAGMP, encoded by the coding sequence ATGAAAGAAGATACCAAACTTAGCCGCCGCAAGGTCATCAGCGGGCTGGGCGCCAGCCTGGCCGTCGCCGCCGTAAGCCCCGTGCTGGGCGCCGATGACTTCAGCCCCCTGGCCGAAACCGCCGCCGACCCGCTACGCGACCCGACTACAGCCTACCCCAAGCCACCATTCAAGAGCCAGTCGCAACCCTGGCCCGGGCTGGCCTCGCAGATGGAGCCCCGGCCCGACCACGGCGAAAAAAGCTACAAAGGCTCCGGCCGCCTCAAGGGCCGCAAAGCCCTGATTACGGGCGGCGACTCGGGCATGGGCCGGGCCGCGGCCATTGCCTACGCCCGCGAAGGGGCCGACGTGGCCATCAACTACCTACCCGCCGAGGAAGCCGATGCCAAGGAAGTAATTGCCCTCATTAAAGCTGAGGGCCGCAAGGCCGTAGCCATTCCCGGGGATTTGCGCGAGGAGGCCTTCTGCAAGCGCATGGTCGAAGAGGCCGTGCGCCAGCTGGGCGGCTTGGATATTCTGGTCAACAACGCGGCCCGGCAGCAGCAGCGCCAGTCGATTCTGGAGCTGACCACCGAGGACTTCGACGCGACGATGAAAACCAACATCTACGCCCCGTTCTGGACCATCAAGGCGGCTTTGCCCCACCTCAAGCCCGGCTCGGCCATCATCGGCACCACCTCCGAGCAGGCCACCGACCCCTCGGAAAACCTCTACGACTACGCCCAGACCAAGGCTGCTACCTCGAACTACGTGCGGTCCTTGGCCAAGCAGCTGGCCCCGAGAGGAATTCGGGTCAACGGCGTGGCGCCGGGCCCCATCTGGACGCCCCTGCAGGTAAGCGGCGGCGCGACGCAGGAGAAGCTGGTGAAGTTTGGCGGCGACACGCCCATGAAGCGCCCCGGCCAACCCGCCGAGCTGGCCTCTATCTACGTGCAACTGGCCGACCCGCTGGCCAGCTACGCCACGGGCCAAGTCTACGGCTCGACGGGTGGCGCCGGCATGCCGTAG
- a CDS encoding ATP-binding protein, translating into MLKAAWVVVKAQVGTNNAIRFHDHVEGSGLGLYTVKKTVENLGGRVEVQSELGVGSTFSVYIPNRVE; encoded by the coding sequence TTGCTGAAGGCAGCGTGGGTCGTAGTAAAGGCGCAGGTAGGCACCAACAACGCAATCCGCTTCCACGACCATGTAGAGGGCTCGGGGCTGGGCCTGTATACAGTCAAGAAGACGGTGGAAAACCTGGGTGGGCGGGTAGAGGTGCAGAGCGAGCTGGGCGTAGGCTCTACCTTCTCGGTCTACATTCCAAACCGGGTGGAGTAA
- a CDS encoding alpha-amylase family glycosyl hydrolase: MKHLLLLFLLFGSLGARAVQLTFRVDMRQQTVAASGVHVAGNFQAAAGFGADWNPATTLLTDADNDRIYEVTVNVPSGTYLYKFVNGNAWAGAELPPATCGVTDGSGNVNRQALVAGSAVRLPAPAFGDCNTQVRFAVNMRGQTVSRAGVHVVGNFQPLAGYGLEGDATALPLTDDNGDGIYEVQIALPGPIRFLYRFVNGTTLAEAETVPAGCGTPDANGTLNRVFDATAAVNTAPAVCFSTCQTCAPSLTGYATHWWNDAVFYEIFVRSFYDSNGDGQGDFAGLTQKLDYLNDGNPATTTDLGITGIWLMPMMESPSYHGYDITNYQATEPDYGTMAQFEAFLAAAHARGIKVIIDLVLNHTSDQHPWFQQSASGATNSYRDWYRWSATNPGLGWYQRNGSYYYGYFWSGMPDLNWRNAQMKAAMWDATRFWLEKGVDGYRLDAVKFLVENGTVNENTPETLGVLEEFHDVVRAANPNAFTVGEAWSNTPNVVPYVLNQRLDACFEFDLATAVINSLTAGNPAALRTQLELVDRSYPKLQYATMLTNHDQNRVLGLLGGNQALMKQAAALYLTMPGVPFIYYGEEVGMLGTGADEEKRKPMQWTAGTNAGFTTGTPWRSLNSNYPQFNVATQQADPASLLNHYKKLIGLRMTHEALRKGYVLPVTATVSSLFGYARVYNQEAVVTVTNMSSGAATTPVLSVGVSTLPAGSYQVTELLSGQTAGTVALNAQGGVSGWSPGLGLLAANQTWLLRLAPTQPLATTGAQARFVPQLYPNPAAHQVSVELSQPAAEARVQVYDLQGRLLHSTSFSGRRTTLNTSAWAEGVYFLRVQAGASFSTQRLLIAH; encoded by the coding sequence ATGAAACACCTTTTACTACTCTTTTTGCTGTTTGGGAGCCTGGGTGCCCGGGCCGTGCAGCTCACTTTCCGGGTCGATATGCGGCAGCAGACGGTGGCCGCCAGTGGCGTACACGTGGCCGGCAACTTCCAGGCCGCTGCCGGTTTCGGGGCCGACTGGAACCCGGCCACCACCCTGCTCACCGACGCCGATAATGACCGGATTTACGAGGTGACGGTGAACGTGCCGTCGGGTACCTACCTCTACAAGTTCGTGAACGGCAACGCCTGGGCCGGGGCCGAGTTGCCGCCCGCTACCTGCGGCGTGACCGACGGCAGCGGCAACGTGAACCGCCAGGCACTGGTAGCCGGTAGCGCCGTGCGCTTGCCCGCTCCCGCTTTCGGCGACTGCAACACCCAGGTGCGCTTCGCCGTGAACATGCGTGGCCAGACCGTGTCACGCGCCGGGGTGCACGTGGTGGGTAACTTCCAGCCCCTGGCCGGCTACGGCCTGGAGGGCGACGCCACGGCTCTGCCCCTGACCGACGACAACGGCGACGGTATCTACGAGGTGCAGATTGCGTTGCCCGGGCCCATTCGGTTTCTGTACCGCTTTGTGAACGGCACCACCCTGGCCGAGGCCGAAACCGTGCCCGCCGGCTGCGGCACGCCCGACGCCAACGGCACGCTCAACCGGGTATTCGACGCCACAGCGGCCGTGAATACGGCCCCAGCTGTGTGCTTCAGCACCTGCCAGACCTGCGCTCCTTCCCTGACCGGCTACGCCACCCACTGGTGGAACGACGCGGTGTTCTACGAAATCTTCGTGCGCAGCTTCTACGACAGCAACGGCGACGGGCAGGGCGACTTTGCCGGCCTCACCCAGAAGCTCGACTATCTCAACGACGGCAACCCCGCCACCACCACCGACCTGGGCATCACCGGCATCTGGCTGATGCCCATGATGGAGTCGCCGAGCTACCACGGCTACGATATCACCAACTACCAGGCCACCGAGCCCGACTACGGTACCATGGCCCAGTTCGAAGCCTTTCTGGCCGCGGCCCACGCCCGGGGCATCAAGGTTATCATCGACTTGGTGCTCAACCACACTTCCGACCAGCACCCTTGGTTTCAGCAGTCGGCCAGCGGGGCTACGAATTCCTACCGCGACTGGTACCGGTGGTCGGCCACCAACCCGGGGCTGGGCTGGTACCAGCGCAACGGCAGCTACTACTACGGCTACTTCTGGAGCGGCATGCCCGATTTGAACTGGCGCAATGCGCAGATGAAAGCCGCCATGTGGGACGCCACCCGTTTCTGGCTGGAAAAAGGCGTGGACGGCTACCGCCTCGACGCGGTGAAATTCCTGGTCGAAAACGGCACCGTGAACGAAAACACCCCCGAGACGCTGGGCGTGCTGGAGGAGTTTCACGATGTGGTCCGGGCCGCGAATCCCAACGCCTTCACCGTGGGTGAAGCCTGGTCGAACACCCCAAACGTGGTGCCCTACGTGCTCAACCAGCGCCTCGACGCCTGCTTTGAATTCGACCTGGCTACGGCCGTGATTAACAGCCTGACGGCGGGCAACCCGGCCGCCCTGCGCACCCAGCTCGAACTGGTAGACCGCTCCTACCCCAAGCTGCAGTACGCCACGATGCTCACCAACCACGACCAGAACCGGGTGCTGGGGCTGCTCGGCGGCAACCAGGCCCTGATGAAGCAGGCCGCTGCCCTTTACCTGACCATGCCCGGCGTGCCCTTTATTTACTACGGCGAGGAAGTCGGCATGCTCGGTACCGGCGCCGACGAAGAAAAGCGCAAGCCTATGCAGTGGACGGCCGGCACTAACGCGGGCTTTACCACTGGCACGCCCTGGCGCAGCCTGAACAGCAACTACCCCCAGTTCAACGTAGCTACCCAGCAGGCCGACCCGGCTTCGCTGCTCAACCACTACAAGAAGCTCATCGGCCTGCGCATGACCCATGAAGCCCTGCGCAAAGGCTACGTGCTGCCCGTCACGGCCACGGTCTCGTCGCTATTCGGCTATGCCCGGGTGTATAACCAGGAAGCCGTGGTGACAGTGACCAACATGAGCAGCGGTGCGGCCACTACCCCGGTGCTGTCGGTGGGCGTTTCGACGCTGCCGGCGGGTAGTTACCAGGTCACGGAGCTGCTCTCGGGTCAAACGGCCGGCACCGTCGCGCTCAACGCCCAGGGCGGCGTTAGTGGCTGGTCGCCGGGCTTGGGTTTGTTGGCAGCCAATCAAACCTGGCTTTTGCGCCTTGCGCCCACCCAGCCCCTGGCCACGACCGGCGCCCAGGCCCGCTTTGTGCCCCAGCTGTATCCTAACCCTGCTGCCCACCAGGTGAGTGTGGAGCTGAGCCAACCGGCCGCCGAGGCCCGCGTGCAGGTGTACGATTTGCAGGGCCGCCTGCTGCACAGCACGTCGTTTTCGGGCCGCCGCACTACCTTGAACACCAGCGCCTGGGCCGAGGGCGTGTACTTTCTGCGGGTGCAGGCCGGAGCCAGCTTTTCCACCCAGCGCCTGCTGATTGCCCACTAA
- the map gene encoding type I methionyl aminopeptidase has product MSITSQEELAGLQRISAAVGTTLKQMRHYARPGMTTKELDEYGGSILAALGAKSAPRLTYGFPGWTCISVNNEVAHGIPSAGKVLQEGDLVNVDVSAELDGFWADNGGSFVLGQDVHNHQPLVDASRQILRTALSRIRGGVRIADIGGLIEQEARKAGYRVIKNLVGHGIGRSLHEEPKEIPCYYDRHNLKRFKKNSVVAVETFISTRASIAHQLGDGWTLATRDGSFVAQHEHTIVITDGQPIILTEANGIWE; this is encoded by the coding sequence ATGTCCATCACCTCGCAAGAAGAATTAGCCGGTTTGCAGCGCATCAGCGCGGCCGTGGGTACTACCCTGAAACAGATGCGCCACTATGCCCGGCCGGGCATGACGACCAAGGAGCTAGACGAATACGGGGGCAGCATCCTGGCGGCGCTGGGGGCCAAGTCGGCGCCGCGGCTAACTTACGGCTTTCCGGGCTGGACCTGCATCAGCGTCAACAACGAGGTGGCCCATGGCATCCCGTCGGCGGGCAAGGTGCTGCAGGAAGGCGACCTGGTAAATGTGGACGTATCGGCGGAGCTGGACGGCTTCTGGGCCGACAACGGCGGCTCCTTCGTGCTGGGCCAGGATGTGCACAACCACCAGCCCCTGGTAGACGCTTCCCGGCAGATTCTGCGCACGGCCCTAAGCCGGATTCGGGGCGGGGTGCGCATTGCCGACATCGGCGGGCTGATTGAGCAGGAGGCGCGCAAGGCCGGCTACCGGGTTATCAAAAACCTGGTGGGCCACGGCATCGGGCGCAGCCTGCACGAGGAGCCTAAGGAAATTCCCTGCTACTACGACCGCCACAACCTGAAGCGCTTCAAGAAGAACTCGGTGGTGGCCGTGGAAACCTTTATTTCGACCCGCGCCTCCATTGCCCACCAGCTCGGCGACGGCTGGACGCTGGCCACCCGCGACGGCTCCTTCGTGGCCCAGCACGAGCATACCATCGTCATCACCGATGGGCAGCCGATTATCCTGACCGAGGCCAACGGCATCTGGGAGTAA
- a CDS encoding FG-GAP-like repeat-containing protein gives MQHYYPSRLLGLLALLAESATAWAQPSITTILPAPNRQNAAPNSAINALFSEPLQASSTTALRVFSSQYGGLRSGHSGTTALSGNLLSFTPVGGWKPGETVRTTITTAAQNLAGQSLAKAHIFEFTAAVGGTGLGSLVPAAAPSGTLSSSAHQMQMADVDGDGDLDLVTANSTYLNYALFPLSIRLNNGQGSFAGGSDVRVTRVPNGADHLALGDIDGDGDIDILTTNSKDSVHVRFNSGTGTYPRGYNVSINPNSVRPNDLTLADVDGDGDLDLLAFTLMQPYYTGQLSLRLNDGTGQFSGGYDTVLGSSSYGRLTTGDIDGDGDLDLIIVGGGNSNLSFRLNNGSGVFTQSLGLNDNISGSDLALGDLDADGDLDLLALDENGSGRVVTFINNGTGTFTRATSIRMISNPGKMALGDVDGDGDLDLLVSNKAPMLSVHLNNGQGSFPNYYIIPHGTFALGDVDGDSDLDIVAGYTGAAPAYSVITCFNQATRPVLLGTTSALAEQVGLYPNPVAGQQCTLALPAGCRATTATVVNTLGQSVKAFPLATSAAAHSTTLDVADLAPGIYTLLISTEAGSITKRLIKE, from the coding sequence ATGCAACATTATTACCCTTCCCGATTACTGGGCCTGCTAGCCCTGCTGGCCGAATCAGCCACCGCCTGGGCCCAGCCTAGCATCACCACCATTTTGCCTGCTCCCAACCGACAAAACGCCGCGCCCAACAGTGCCATCAACGCCTTGTTTAGCGAGCCCCTACAGGCCAGCAGCACTACCGCCCTGCGCGTATTCAGCTCTCAATATGGGGGCCTACGCAGCGGCCACAGCGGCACTACCGCCCTGAGCGGCAACCTTCTTTCCTTTACTCCGGTCGGCGGCTGGAAGCCCGGCGAAACGGTTCGGACCACCATTACCACCGCCGCTCAGAACCTAGCGGGCCAGTCCTTGGCCAAGGCGCATATTTTTGAGTTTACGGCCGCCGTCGGAGGCACCGGCCTAGGGTCGCTCGTACCCGCTGCCGCCCCCTCTGGCACCCTTTCCAGCAGTGCGCACCAGATGCAGATGGCCGACGTAGACGGCGACGGCGACCTGGACCTTGTTACGGCCAACTCCACCTATCTCAACTACGCCCTGTTTCCGCTCAGTATCCGCCTCAACAACGGCCAGGGCAGTTTCGCCGGTGGCTCCGATGTACGCGTAACTAGGGTGCCCAATGGGGCCGACCACCTGGCCCTAGGCGATATCGACGGCGACGGCGACATTGATATTCTGACGACTAACTCCAAGGATTCGGTTCATGTGCGCTTCAACTCCGGGACGGGCACCTACCCCAGGGGCTATAATGTGAGTATAAACCCCAACTCGGTGCGCCCCAATGACCTGACCCTGGCCGACGTGGATGGCGACGGCGACCTGGACCTGTTGGCTTTTACCCTGATGCAGCCCTACTATACCGGCCAGCTGAGTCTGCGCCTCAACGATGGCACCGGCCAGTTTAGCGGCGGCTACGATACCGTTCTGGGCTCCAGCAGCTACGGCCGCCTGACTACCGGCGACATTGACGGCGACGGCGACCTGGACCTGATTATTGTAGGCGGGGGCAACTCAAACCTGTCTTTTCGTCTGAATAACGGCAGCGGAGTATTCACCCAAAGCTTGGGCCTGAATGATAATATCAGCGGCTCCGACTTGGCCTTGGGCGACTTGGATGCCGATGGCGACCTGGACTTGCTGGCGCTGGACGAAAACGGCTCTGGGCGGGTGGTTACGTTCATCAACAACGGTACGGGCACCTTCACCAGAGCTACCTCCATCCGCATGATCAGCAACCCCGGCAAAATGGCTCTGGGCGACGTGGACGGCGACGGCGACCTGGATCTGTTAGTTAGCAATAAGGCGCCTATGCTGTCAGTACATCTTAATAACGGCCAGGGCTCCTTCCCGAACTACTACATCATACCCCACGGCACGTTTGCTCTGGGCGATGTTGACGGCGACAGCGACCTGGATATTGTTGCGGGCTATACCGGGGCTGCGCCGGCGTACTCCGTCATTACTTGCTTCAACCAAGCCACGCGCCCAGTGCTACTCGGCACCACAAGCGCCCTGGCTGAACAGGTAGGACTCTATCCCAACCCGGTAGCCGGCCAGCAATGCACCCTGGCCCTGCCGGCTGGCTGCCGGGCTACCACTGCCACTGTAGTCAATACACTGGGACAGTCGGTCAAAGCCTTTCCGCTGGCCACATCAGCAGCTGCTCATTCGACGACGCTGGACGTAGCCGATCTGGCACCGGGAATCTACACGCTCCTTATCAGCACCGAAGCCGGCAGCATCACCAAACGCCTGATCAAGGAATAG
- a CDS encoding alpha/beta fold hydrolase, whose amino-acid sequence MTTWPAAFCATNGISLHYTRTGGGKPPVILLHGLMTNGLCWTHLARALEPEYDVILPDARGHGQSGAPDHGYRYEDHAADIIGLIQALQLPPVVLLGHSMGGMTAAVVASRSPMLLRGLVLADPTFLSPEMQRQVQESDVAEQHRRMLRLSLAEVLADARVRHPHRSAETLELLARARLQTSLKAFEVLTPPNPDYRALVRQIPVPSLLLVGDKGLVSAAVAEELQRLNPNLQAEQIREAGHALQFDQPNQFAAVVGRFLRAIGNAAR is encoded by the coding sequence ATGACCACCTGGCCCGCCGCCTTTTGCGCTACCAACGGCATCAGTCTCCACTACACCCGCACCGGCGGCGGCAAACCACCGGTAATCCTGCTCCACGGCCTGATGACCAACGGCCTGTGCTGGACCCACCTGGCCCGGGCTTTGGAGCCGGAATACGACGTCATCCTGCCCGATGCCCGGGGCCACGGCCAGTCGGGCGCGCCCGACCACGGCTACCGCTACGAAGACCACGCCGCCGATATCATCGGGCTGATTCAGGCTTTGCAGTTGCCACCCGTCGTTCTGCTAGGCCACTCTATGGGCGGGATGACAGCCGCCGTAGTAGCCAGCCGCAGCCCCATGCTTCTTCGGGGCCTCGTGCTGGCCGACCCTACCTTTCTGAGCCCGGAAATGCAGCGCCAGGTGCAGGAGAGCGACGTAGCCGAGCAGCACCGCCGGATGCTGCGGCTGTCTTTGGCGGAAGTACTGGCCGATGCGCGGGTCCGCCACCCGCACCGCTCGGCGGAAACCCTGGAGCTCCTTGCCCGGGCCCGCCTGCAAACCAGCCTGAAGGCCTTCGAGGTGCTCACGCCCCCCAACCCCGACTACCGGGCGCTGGTGCGGCAGATACCTGTTCCTAGCCTGCTCCTCGTCGGCGACAAAGGCCTTGTTTCAGCGGCGGTTGCCGAAGAGCTGCAACGTCTCAATCCGAATTTACAAGCCGAACAGATTCGGGAAGCCGGCCACGCCCTGCAGTTCGACCAGCCCAACCAGTTTGCGGCCGTCGTCGGGCGCTTTCTGCGCGCTATCGGTAACGCAGCGCGCTGA